In the genome of Leptospira noumeaensis, one region contains:
- a CDS encoding glycerophosphodiester phosphodiesterase produces the protein MFQPRIERLKSILGNKPANIGHRGARGLAPENTLVSFLVGAEFTSFFELDTMLCASGELVIIHDFTVDRTTDGEGKVSDYKYRDLAELDAGSFFEEAFEGEQIPTLSQVIQTLPETTVFDIEMKSEGDPEERKALALELVKLIRKYKLTNRIWVSSFDWDLVDLIRQEEPEVLRGLLIEKGDSLNKNYMDYEPDLILPHLSACSKEFVEGLKEKSLLVIPYTTNTEEEWKELLAAGVAGLITDFPDQLASYLESVK, from the coding sequence ATGTTCCAACCAAGAATCGAAAGACTCAAATCCATTTTAGGAAATAAACCGGCAAATATTGGTCACCGTGGTGCACGTGGCCTTGCTCCCGAAAACACCCTTGTTTCTTTTTTAGTGGGAGCAGAATTCACAAGTTTTTTTGAATTGGATACGATGCTTTGTGCTTCGGGTGAACTTGTTATCATCCATGACTTTACAGTAGATCGCACGACAGACGGTGAAGGAAAAGTTTCAGATTATAAATATAGAGATTTAGCGGAACTCGATGCGGGGAGTTTTTTTGAGGAAGCCTTTGAAGGCGAACAAATTCCCACTCTTTCCCAAGTGATCCAAACCCTTCCTGAAACCACAGTCTTTGACATTGAGATGAAGAGTGAAGGGGACCCTGAAGAGAGAAAGGCTCTCGCTCTGGAACTTGTGAAACTGATTCGGAAATACAAACTAACCAATCGAATTTGGGTGAGTAGTTTTGATTGGGATCTTGTGGATCTCATCAGACAGGAAGAACCAGAAGTTTTACGAGGTCTTCTCATTGAAAAGGGAGATTCACTAAACAAGAATTATATGGACTATGAACCGGATTTGATCCTGCCACATCTTTCTGCCTGTTCCAAAGAATTTGTGGAAGGATTAAAAGAAAAATCCCTTCTAGTGATTCCTTACACTACCAATACGGAAGAAGAATGGAAAGAGTTACTAGCAGCAGGAGTGGCCGGACTCATCACAGACTTTCCTGACCAATTGGCCTCTTATTTAGAATCTGTAAAATAA
- a CDS encoding queuosine precursor transporter has translation MHLLKQKPVILYTVLLSFFLTFLLLAELTGSKLFFAFGFTMTMGVIPFPVTFIITDLLNEYYGRKVVRATTFLGMVMIGFAYLLIVIDIQIPASPESPIDDASFERVFANSGLVILGSIIAYVIGQMIDLNTFHFLRKKTGGKHIWLRATGSTVISQLIDSYVVIFIALGKYHPVSKLVSIANTNFLYKLGVAILITPLLYAIHIYIDRYLGESLKKQMFQAAMEEEGLESTIQPG, from the coding sequence ATGCACCTTCTCAAACAAAAACCGGTGATTCTTTATACGGTTCTACTCAGTTTTTTTCTCACCTTTCTTCTGCTTGCGGAACTCACAGGTAGTAAATTATTTTTTGCCTTCGGATTCACAATGACAATGGGGGTTATCCCTTTTCCAGTTACCTTTATCATCACGGATCTTTTGAATGAATATTATGGTCGCAAAGTGGTTCGGGCCACAACCTTTCTGGGGATGGTGATGATTGGTTTTGCCTATCTCCTCATTGTGATCGATATCCAAATTCCCGCAAGCCCTGAGTCGCCCATCGATGATGCCTCCTTCGAACGTGTTTTTGCCAATTCGGGTCTTGTGATCCTTGGTTCTATCATTGCCTATGTAATTGGTCAAATGATTGACCTAAATACCTTTCACTTCCTACGTAAAAAAACGGGAGGAAAACATATTTGGCTACGAGCCACAGGTTCTACTGTCATCTCCCAACTCATCGATTCTTATGTGGTGATTTTTATCGCTCTTGGAAAATACCATCCTGTTTCTAAACTTGTATCAATTGCCAACACCAACTTTCTTTATAAATTGGGAGTGGCCATTCTCATCACACCTCTTCTCTATGCCATCCATATCTACATTGATCGTTATTTAGGAGAAAGTTTAAAAAAACAAATGTTTCAAGCTGCAATGGAAGAGGAAGGTTTGGAATCCACCATCCAACCAGGGTAA
- the uvrA gene encoding excinuclease ABC subunit UvrA, with protein MKEENKLSDVDSFIRIRGAREHNLKNVNLDIPRDKLVVITGLSGSGKSSLAFDTIYAEGQRRYVESLSSYARQFLGQMEKPEVDQIEGLSPAISIEQKTTHRNPRSTVGTVTEIYDYLRLLYARVGKPHCPKCGTPISSLSVDQITDRINLFPEGTKLQIMAPVIQGKKGEHKEVLERFKKEGFNRVRVNGEVYSLEDEIPLKKNFKADIDIVVDRIVMKPGIQSRLSDSVETALKTAEGIVVVEDGEKDHLFSQKLSCPKCDDVSIPELTPRLFSFNSPFGACSNCDGLGALLEFDESLLVTDREASLAEGCIEAWGGSKSNSYWYMATIQALSKKLKFNLNTAWKDLPDKVRNTILHGDSSIHIDYDFRGANSHYEFSRNYEGVIPNLKRRYKETKSDSMRQWFESFMTNHDCDECHGKRLRPEALAVKVQGVGIDAYTGFSIEKALAFTKSSEYKGAEDTISKPILKEILQRLHFLNDVGVGYLNLSRAAGTLSGGEMQRIRLATQIGSRLMGVLYILDEPSIGLHQRDNTKLVQTLKGLRNLGNTVLVVEHDKETMEEADFIVDMGPGAGVHGGEIVSFGTPEQIKKDKHSVTGKFLSGEKRISMPETRRVGNGKFLKITGATHNNLKNVEVSIPLGTLTVVTGVSGSGKSTLINEILYKELASSVMGMKLVPGKHKKILGKDQIDKVINIDQSAIGRTPRSNPATYTGLFTFVRDLFSGLEEAKVRGYGPGRFSFNVAGGRCEKCEGDGILKIEMHFLPDIYVECEVCKGKRYNRETLEVKYKGKHISDILDMTVEEAVVFFENIPNLKRKLDTLMDVGLGYIKLGQAATTFSGGEAQRIKLSTELSKRPTGKTLYILDEPTTGLHFEDIEKLLSVLQVLVDKGNSMVIIEHNLDVIKAADYIIDIGPEGGDGGGEVIAKGTPEEVVTVKRSFTGQYLKKVLEEEKALNVKFSKKKSK; from the coding sequence ATGAAAGAGGAAAACAAGCTATCCGATGTGGATTCCTTTATTCGTATTCGTGGCGCTCGTGAACATAACCTTAAAAACGTAAACCTTGATATCCCCAGGGACAAACTTGTGGTCATCACTGGTCTTTCTGGTTCGGGAAAATCTTCCCTAGCTTTTGATACCATTTATGCAGAGGGGCAAAGACGGTATGTAGAATCCCTTTCCAGTTATGCCCGCCAATTCCTCGGGCAAATGGAAAAACCAGAGGTGGACCAAATTGAGGGCCTAAGCCCTGCCATCTCCATCGAACAAAAAACAACCCATAGAAACCCTCGTTCGACGGTCGGAACGGTGACCGAAATTTATGATTATTTACGACTGTTATATGCTCGTGTTGGAAAACCACATTGCCCCAAATGCGGAACCCCGATCTCTAGCCTTTCTGTAGACCAAATTACTGACAGGATCAATTTATTTCCCGAAGGAACCAAACTCCAGATTATGGCTCCTGTCATCCAAGGGAAAAAAGGGGAACACAAAGAAGTTCTCGAACGATTTAAAAAAGAAGGATTCAACCGGGTTCGTGTCAATGGGGAAGTGTATTCTTTGGAAGATGAAATTCCTTTAAAGAAAAACTTCAAAGCCGATATCGACATTGTTGTAGATCGGATTGTGATGAAACCAGGAATCCAATCTCGGTTGTCAGATTCTGTGGAAACTGCTTTAAAAACTGCCGAAGGGATTGTGGTTGTGGAAGACGGCGAAAAGGATCATCTTTTTTCTCAAAAATTATCCTGCCCCAAATGTGATGATGTCAGTATTCCGGAGCTCACTCCTAGACTTTTTTCTTTTAACTCGCCGTTTGGTGCTTGTTCTAATTGTGATGGTCTTGGTGCACTACTTGAATTTGATGAATCCCTTCTTGTGACTGACCGGGAAGCATCTCTTGCAGAAGGTTGTATCGAGGCTTGGGGTGGTTCCAAATCCAACTCTTATTGGTATATGGCCACCATACAAGCGTTATCCAAAAAACTAAAATTCAACTTAAATACAGCATGGAAGGATTTGCCGGATAAAGTAAGGAATACCATTTTACATGGAGATTCTTCCATTCATATTGATTATGATTTTCGCGGTGCCAATTCCCATTATGAATTTTCTCGTAATTATGAAGGGGTGATTCCTAACCTCAAACGCCGCTACAAAGAAACCAAATCGGATTCCATGCGCCAATGGTTTGAATCCTTTATGACCAATCATGATTGTGACGAATGTCATGGCAAACGACTTCGTCCAGAAGCACTGGCCGTGAAAGTCCAAGGTGTTGGAATCGATGCTTATACAGGATTTTCCATTGAAAAGGCATTGGCCTTTACTAAGTCTTCTGAGTACAAAGGTGCGGAAGATACCATCTCCAAACCCATCTTAAAGGAGATTTTACAAAGACTTCATTTTTTGAACGATGTGGGTGTCGGGTATTTGAATTTAAGCCGGGCCGCTGGAACTCTTTCCGGTGGAGAAATGCAAAGGATTCGGCTTGCTACCCAAATTGGTTCTCGCCTAATGGGTGTTTTGTACATTTTAGATGAACCTTCCATTGGTCTTCACCAAAGAGACAATACCAAACTCGTACAAACCTTAAAAGGCCTTCGTAACTTAGGAAATACCGTCCTTGTAGTGGAACATGACAAAGAAACCATGGAAGAGGCAGATTTCATTGTAGATATGGGGCCTGGGGCCGGAGTCCACGGGGGAGAGATTGTTTCTTTTGGAACTCCAGAACAAATCAAAAAGGACAAACATTCTGTTACAGGAAAGTTCCTTTCTGGGGAAAAACGGATTTCTATGCCGGAAACTCGCCGGGTCGGAAATGGCAAGTTTTTAAAGATCACGGGAGCCACACATAACAACCTAAAGAATGTGGAAGTGTCCATTCCTCTAGGAACACTAACGGTGGTTACGGGAGTGTCTGGTTCTGGGAAATCCACTCTTATTAATGAAATTCTTTATAAGGAACTCGCAAGTTCTGTGATGGGAATGAAACTGGTTCCGGGAAAACACAAAAAAATCCTAGGAAAAGACCAAATTGATAAAGTCATTAACATTGACCAGTCGGCAATTGGAAGGACTCCTCGTTCCAATCCAGCCACTTACACCGGTTTGTTTACCTTTGTCAGAGATTTATTTAGCGGACTGGAAGAAGCAAAGGTTCGGGGTTATGGCCCGGGACGGTTTAGTTTTAACGTAGCCGGAGGACGCTGTGAAAAATGTGAAGGGGACGGAATCCTAAAGATTGAAATGCATTTCCTTCCAGATATTTATGTGGAATGCGAAGTTTGTAAGGGAAAAAGATACAACCGTGAAACCTTAGAGGTCAAATACAAAGGAAAACATATTTCTGATATTTTGGACATGACTGTAGAGGAAGCTGTAGTTTTCTTCGAAAATATTCCGAACCTCAAACGAAAACTAGACACATTGATGGATGTTGGTCTTGGATATATCAAACTGGGACAAGCGGCCACAACCTTTTCCGGGGGAGAAGCGCAAAGGATCAAACTATCCACAGAACTTTCCAAAAGGCCAACGGGCAAAACTCTTTATATTTTGGATGAACCGACCACTGGTCTTCATTTTGAAGACATAGAAAAACTTCTCTCCGTTTTACAAGTGCTTGTGGACAAGGGGAATTCTATGGTCATTATCGAACACAACTTAGATGTCATCAAAGCCGCTGATTACATCATCGACATTGGACCGGAAGGTGGGGACGGAGGTGGCGAAGTCATTGCAAAGGGAACACCGGAAGAAGTTGTCACCGTAAAACGTTCGTTTACTGGTCAATACTTGAAAAAAGTATTGGAAGAAGAAAAGGCGCTAAATGTTAAATTTTCCAAAAAAAAATCTAAGTAA
- a CDS encoding VOC family protein, with the protein MADGETLDLQFYSINLDGGENTSLPAQFYQSFFGGRLLKESFGHSELQLDSGETIVFSKNTEHCPVRPGTITIRCDHKVKNHPQFSNLKLVEQVPGKNYSLYEDPWGNWVWIYFTDSK; encoded by the coding sequence ATGGCGGACGGGGAAACATTGGATTTACAATTTTACTCTATCAACTTAGACGGAGGGGAAAATACTAGCCTTCCCGCTCAGTTTTACCAATCGTTTTTTGGGGGTAGACTCCTTAAAGAAAGTTTTGGTCACTCGGAATTACAACTGGATTCAGGAGAAACCATTGTATTCTCTAAAAACACCGAACATTGTCCTGTGCGCCCAGGAACCATCACCATTCGCTGTGATCACAAGGTAAAAAACCATCCGCAATTTTCCAATTTGAAGTTAGTCGAGCAAGTCCCCGGCAAAAATTATTCCTTATACGAGGATCCTTGGGGGAATTGGGTTTGGATTTATTTTACAGATTCTAAATAA
- a CDS encoding L-threonylcarbamoyladenylate synthase, with translation MKTLISSDVRLLANLIQEGKVVIFPTETVYGIGASTKNEAACLRVYEIKGRPKDNPLIAHFHSIESIEEVCTLSEIGKKLLEKFSPGPLTLILPKKDKSLFPKDLETLAVRIPKNPEIREWIRLTGGPVSAPSANLSGRPSLTKLADVVRYFDGKVEGILIAEEPSYGIESTVVSLVGEHPSLLRPGSIESEELKTLLPDLVVPNPFESSPTLSMSSVPLSPGTKYKHYAPSAQVILASTEEFIYSLETGFDSKDTAWIGFSFSQKALNGKLAQNTEKTSTKEEEGFSEFDHFSIVSTNEEYASKLYAFFESCDLSKIQTIICEAPKLGQGWEGLRNRLEKAALKK, from the coding sequence ATGAAGACCTTAATCTCTTCGGATGTACGTTTGCTTGCGAACCTCATCCAAGAGGGAAAGGTGGTGATTTTTCCAACAGAAACCGTTTATGGGATTGGAGCCTCTACAAAAAACGAAGCGGCCTGTTTACGTGTTTATGAAATCAAAGGCAGACCCAAAGACAATCCCCTCATTGCCCATTTTCATTCGATTGAATCCATTGAAGAGGTTTGTACATTAAGTGAAATTGGTAAAAAATTATTAGAGAAATTTTCACCAGGACCTCTTACTCTCATCCTTCCTAAAAAAGACAAATCGTTATTCCCCAAAGACTTGGAAACACTCGCTGTACGAATTCCTAAAAATCCAGAGATTCGGGAATGGATTAGGCTTACCGGTGGGCCAGTTTCTGCGCCTTCTGCCAATTTATCTGGTAGACCTTCGCTGACTAAACTAGCGGATGTTGTGCGATATTTTGATGGGAAGGTAGAAGGGATCCTAATCGCAGAAGAACCAAGTTATGGAATTGAATCCACTGTGGTAAGCCTTGTAGGTGAACATCCCAGTTTACTTCGGCCAGGATCCATTGAATCCGAAGAGTTAAAAACTCTCCTTCCCGACCTTGTGGTTCCGAATCCTTTCGAATCTTCACCCACACTATCTATGTCTTCTGTCCCATTAAGTCCAGGAACCAAATACAAACATTACGCACCGTCAGCCCAAGTGATTTTAGCTTCGACGGAGGAATTCATTTATAGTTTAGAAACTGGCTTTGATTCCAAAGACACTGCTTGGATTGGTTTTTCCTTCTCGCAAAAAGCTCTGAATGGAAAGTTAGCACAAAATACGGAGAAAACTTCCACTAAAGAAGAAGAAGGTTTCTCGGAATTCGATCATTTCTCTATTGTTTCGACAAACGAAGAGTATGCGTCCAAACTTTATGCCTTTTTTGAATCATGTGACCTTTCGAAAATCCAAACCATCATCTGCGAAGCACCAAAACTCGGCCAGGGATGGGAAGGTTTACGAAATCGTTTGGAAAAGGCAGCCCTTAAAAAATAA
- a CDS encoding S49 family peptidase: MFRILFLVIFLPFRLLYQIYLRLSLAFQSRREVYEIEFPAVFEDSYKSYFVKKLQGKEETVTRLELLILLKLIQKNGKIKTLDISLPPLEWTLSEFYEVRNQILAIKESGKKVRIFAKEGGVGSLLLLTAATEKYLAPESEFMVLLPSAEPMFFGKFLKTWGIEVQAFASGPYKSFAESFTRGEFSKEAKKNLETLILDLRKVLISALTNGQKTLESLFYKPMLSADELLSAGVITGIKSENEFFSEDRKLFSGNYPSLHHSIKEFRIFPKRKVEVVILPLEGGITGGDYLHKNRENGKIEAFSLIPNLKALAEDKKIKAVILEISSPGGSAFYSEQIHQEIMELKKTKIVTAYFKDTVASGGYYIGSAADHITASPVCITGSIGAVSIRANLQKLYKKFQLNKEAVGFYPFRDIHSEFQPLSKQSVQYLESQIKKIEGLFYRRVSEGRKIPLEDVPKIGMGRVYLPTVENKIVDSLGGLLDAVLEVKKRLGGKPIILTEELPTYNLKNKIPLLGGLLTELKLLESLNEVSLLSPVRLVWKNRK; encoded by the coding sequence GTGTTTCGAATTCTTTTTTTGGTAATTTTTCTACCCTTCCGGCTTCTGTACCAGATTTACCTACGTCTAAGCCTCGCCTTCCAATCACGCCGAGAAGTGTATGAAATTGAATTTCCTGCAGTTTTTGAAGATTCTTATAAATCCTATTTTGTCAAAAAATTACAAGGGAAAGAAGAAACAGTCACTAGATTGGAACTTCTCATCCTCTTAAAACTCATCCAAAAAAATGGGAAAATCAAAACTCTAGATATTTCTTTACCCCCACTCGAATGGACTCTTTCGGAATTTTATGAAGTAAGAAACCAAATCCTCGCCATTAAAGAGTCAGGAAAAAAAGTGCGGATCTTTGCCAAGGAAGGTGGAGTTGGATCTTTGCTACTCCTCACAGCAGCCACAGAAAAGTATTTGGCTCCCGAATCAGAATTTATGGTTTTACTTCCGAGCGCCGAACCAATGTTTTTTGGTAAATTTTTAAAAACCTGGGGAATCGAAGTCCAAGCCTTTGCCTCTGGCCCCTACAAATCATTTGCAGAGAGTTTTACAAGAGGGGAATTTTCCAAAGAGGCAAAAAAGAATTTAGAAACGCTTATTTTAGATTTAAGAAAAGTTTTAATTTCTGCCCTTACCAATGGACAAAAAACTTTAGAATCTTTATTTTACAAACCAATGCTTTCGGCAGACGAACTATTGTCAGCTGGTGTCATTACAGGGATCAAATCAGAAAATGAATTTTTCTCTGAAGATAGAAAGTTGTTTTCTGGAAACTATCCAAGCCTACACCATTCCATCAAAGAATTCCGCATTTTTCCCAAACGGAAAGTCGAAGTGGTCATCCTTCCCTTAGAAGGAGGAATTACCGGCGGAGACTATTTGCATAAAAATAGAGAGAACGGTAAAATCGAAGCCTTTTCCCTCATTCCCAATTTAAAAGCCCTGGCCGAAGATAAAAAAATAAAAGCTGTCATTTTGGAAATTTCCTCACCCGGTGGATCTGCCTTCTACTCTGAACAAATCCATCAGGAAATTATGGAGCTCAAAAAAACCAAAATAGTCACTGCCTACTTCAAAGATACGGTAGCAAGCGGTGGATATTACATCGGTTCGGCAGCAGACCATATCACTGCTTCCCCTGTTTGTATCACAGGTTCCATTGGCGCAGTGAGTATTCGTGCCAACTTACAAAAGTTATATAAAAAATTCCAATTAAATAAAGAAGCCGTTGGATTTTACCCTTTCCGAGACATCCACTCCGAATTCCAACCTCTCTCCAAACAAAGTGTTCAGTATTTGGAATCCCAGATCAAAAAAATTGAAGGTTTGTTTTACCGCCGCGTATCCGAAGGCCGAAAGATTCCTTTAGAAGATGTTCCAAAGATTGGAATGGGCCGGGTGTATTTACCCACTGTGGAAAACAAAATTGTAGATTCCCTTGGTGGACTTTTGGATGCCGTTCTTGAAGTCAAAAAAAGGTTAGGTGGAAAACCCATCATCTTAACCGAAGAACTCCCAACTTATAATTTAAAAAATAAAATTCCTCTCCTTGGAGGACTACTCACAGAACTGAAATTATTGGAATCCTTAAACGAAGTGTCTCTCCTAAGCCCTGTGCGCCTTGTTTGGAAAAACCGAAAGTAA
- a CDS encoding 2-isopropylmalate synthase: MEDYVRIFDTTLRDGEQCPGAAMSEDEKVEIAQHLARMKVDIIEAGFPVSSPVQFKAVERIAREIEGPVICGLARALRPDLEAARDALKPAKQKRIHTFIASSPIHMKHKLGKSPAEVLEMARLAVKMARDFVTDVEFSPEDATRSEWEFLRELVEAVIEEGATTINIPDTVGYTTPQEYMDLFRFLKKEVKGADKVIFSAHCHNDLGLAVANSLATVLAGGRQIECTINGIGERAGNTAMEEVVMALKTRKDAFGVETKIDSTLITRGSHLVKTITGMVVQPNKAIVGANAFAHESGIHQDGVIKNRQTYEIMTPESVGLKSNRMVLGRHSGRAGFKDRVIRMGFDPKPEEIDNAYNRFLEIADKKKEVFDEDIAALFQAEISRSQVDEKYRLISFEQNTGSNQTPSSKISLQIKGEVKEGEAHGDGPVDSIFKAIGQVTGLSPLLSRLVISPVTEGTDAMAEASVTLEDGERRVVGKGDSTDIIEACAKAYINALNRL, translated from the coding sequence ATGGAAGATTACGTACGCATATTTGATACTACCTTAAGGGACGGGGAACAGTGCCCTGGGGCCGCTATGAGCGAAGATGAGAAGGTGGAAATTGCCCAACACCTAGCCCGGATGAAGGTAGATATCATTGAAGCTGGATTCCCAGTTTCCTCACCTGTACAATTCAAAGCAGTCGAACGAATCGCTCGTGAAATTGAAGGCCCGGTCATTTGTGGACTGGCCCGTGCCCTTCGTCCTGATTTAGAGGCGGCCCGCGATGCTTTAAAACCTGCCAAACAAAAACGCATTCATACTTTTATTGCCTCTTCTCCCATCCACATGAAACACAAGTTAGGCAAGTCTCCGGCAGAAGTTTTAGAGATGGCTAGACTTGCCGTAAAGATGGCAAGGGACTTTGTTACCGATGTAGAATTTTCACCAGAAGATGCCACTCGCTCCGAATGGGAATTCTTACGCGAGTTAGTCGAAGCTGTCATCGAAGAAGGTGCTACCACCATCAATATCCCGGACACAGTGGGATATACCACACCACAAGAATATATGGATCTCTTTCGCTTCTTAAAAAAGGAAGTGAAAGGTGCTGACAAAGTCATATTTTCTGCACATTGCCACAACGATCTAGGACTTGCTGTTGCCAACTCACTCGCCACTGTTCTTGCTGGTGGTCGTCAGATTGAATGTACAATCAACGGGATCGGCGAAAGAGCGGGGAACACTGCTATGGAAGAAGTGGTGATGGCTCTCAAAACTAGAAAGGATGCTTTCGGTGTGGAAACAAAAATTGATTCCACACTCATCACTCGTGGTTCCCATTTGGTAAAAACCATCACAGGAATGGTAGTCCAACCTAACAAAGCCATTGTGGGTGCCAATGCCTTTGCTCATGAATCTGGAATCCACCAAGATGGTGTGATCAAAAATAGACAAACCTATGAAATCATGACTCCTGAATCCGTGGGACTGAAATCCAACCGTATGGTTCTTGGACGCCATTCCGGTCGGGCCGGTTTTAAAGACCGTGTCATTCGTATGGGTTTTGATCCCAAACCAGAAGAAATCGACAATGCCTATAACAGATTCCTTGAGATTGCTGATAAAAAAAAGGAAGTCTTTGATGAGGACATCGCAGCCCTTTTCCAAGCAGAGATCAGTAGATCGCAAGTGGACGAAAAATATCGACTTATTTCATTTGAACAAAATACAGGATCCAACCAAACTCCAAGTTCCAAAATTTCTCTCCAAATCAAGGGAGAGGTCAAAGAAGGCGAAGCGCATGGCGACGGTCCAGTGGACAGTATCTTTAAAGCCATTGGCCAAGTCACAGGACTTTCTCCTCTCCTTTCCAGGCTTGTGATTTCTCCTGTTACAGAGGGAACGGATGCGATGGCTGAGGCATCCGTTACTTTAGAAGACGGGGAACGCCGAGTGGTTGGGAAAGGTGATTCCACAGACATCATTGAAGCCTGTGCCAAAGCCTATATCAATGCCTTGAACCGGTTGTAA
- a CDS encoding glycosyl hydrolase family 18 protein, producing MSEKENPSIPKRPLSNAAKYTLLFASWVFLSAISFYLGMNLIQNDGTALVLKDTAKAGNANPSVVEASTPSLGTPSEMETKENGETQTNTENLEESVELPGFVPDDNVSFRSSAWSTDWTAMKKTVHLYNEIHPFIYTMKGGLSNNGELISSWSSTSRKERVQELRVLNPKVKIIPTIFRWENPKEKIQENIGMGGRNDIRDHHIQVIVNEIMTYGYDGIDIDYEGMSCDKKEKFEEFFVLLAREVHKKGKLISVAVHPKTPAEKSKKKELQCRGLSKPIALDFRENWRGPTTHDYAFLAKHADRVKIMAYELHPRKYHNPGPGPQAPNVWLKDIITYAKKRVPTHKLYMAIPTYGYDWALNCKASAKAIYHSDAQRIKAGTHKNRQPTDINRILNEENKVANWKNLSKFADIHKNRAYEDPSLWYTSGGCDRVAFYMNRKAFEEKMTLLRKYDLGGFSFWQLVTDNDPEINIYLSKLVQGQLPPVEKAKEEEEPKEDTAVPANDTKESLKVSESKSKSKTKKF from the coding sequence ATGTCCGAAAAAGAAAACCCATCCATACCCAAACGTCCGCTGTCGAATGCAGCTAAATACACACTACTATTTGCCTCCTGGGTATTTCTTTCCGCAATCTCCTTTTATTTAGGAATGAACTTAATCCAAAATGATGGAACTGCTCTTGTTTTAAAAGACACTGCGAAAGCGGGAAATGCCAATCCTAGCGTTGTGGAAGCATCCACTCCTTCTCTCGGAACTCCATCTGAGATGGAAACCAAGGAAAACGGAGAAACCCAAACGAACACAGAAAATCTAGAGGAATCTGTGGAACTACCAGGTTTTGTTCCTGATGATAACGTGAGTTTTCGTTCTTCCGCTTGGTCTACCGATTGGACAGCCATGAAAAAAACGGTTCATCTCTATAACGAAATCCATCCGTTTATTTATACGATGAAAGGTGGGCTTTCTAATAATGGAGAACTCATTTCAAGTTGGTCGAGTACTTCTAGAAAGGAACGAGTCCAAGAACTTCGTGTTTTGAACCCCAAAGTAAAAATCATACCTACCATCTTTCGTTGGGAAAATCCAAAAGAAAAAATCCAAGAGAACATCGGGATGGGGGGACGAAACGACATTCGTGACCACCACATCCAAGTCATTGTAAACGAAATTATGACTTATGGTTATGATGGGATTGATATCGATTACGAAGGAATGTCCTGCGACAAAAAAGAAAAGTTTGAAGAGTTCTTTGTTCTCCTCGCACGTGAAGTTCATAAAAAAGGAAAACTCATTTCTGTGGCGGTTCATCCCAAAACTCCAGCAGAGAAAAGCAAAAAGAAAGAACTCCAATGCCGTGGTTTATCGAAACCAATCGCCCTTGATTTTCGTGAAAATTGGAGAGGGCCAACCACTCATGACTATGCCTTCCTTGCCAAACATGCTGACCGCGTGAAGATTATGGCCTACGAACTCCATCCAAGAAAGTACCATAACCCAGGACCTGGTCCCCAAGCTCCCAATGTTTGGTTGAAAGACATCATCACTTACGCGAAAAAAAGAGTTCCAACTCACAAACTTTATATGGCGATCCCAACTTACGGATATGACTGGGCTCTCAATTGTAAGGCATCAGCTAAGGCCATTTACCATTCCGATGCACAAAGGATCAAAGCTGGGACTCATAAAAATCGCCAACCAACTGACATCAATCGCATCTTAAACGAAGAAAACAAAGTGGCGAATTGGAAAAACTTATCTAAGTTTGCTGACATCCATAAAAACCGTGCGTATGAAGATCCATCTCTTTGGTACACCAGTGGTGGTTGTGATCGTGTTGCTTTTTATATGAACCGCAAAGCCTTCGAAGAGAAAATGACACTTCTACGCAAATACGATTTAGGTGGATTTTCTTTTTGGCAACTTGTGACAGACAATGATCCTGAAATCAATATTTATTTGAGTAAACTTGTCCAAGGCCAACTTCCTCCTGTAGAAAAAGCAAAAGAGGAAGAAGAACCAAAAGAAGATACGGCAGTTCCTGCCAATGATACAAAAGAATCATTGAAAGTATCCGAATCGAAATCCAAATCCAAAACAAAAAAGTTTTAA